Proteins co-encoded in one Arachis hypogaea cultivar Tifrunner chromosome 13, arahy.Tifrunner.gnm2.J5K5, whole genome shotgun sequence genomic window:
- the LOC112732695 gene encoding uncharacterized protein has product MARTRGPVIIGATPFHRSIHEVRLPKHFDKHTDMRYDGTQDPLEHLTAFEARMNLEGVGDEVRCRAFPVTLAGPAIQWFNNLPQGSMTGFADISHAFLAQFTTRIAKAKHPINLLGVTQRPDESTKKYLDRVNDECLEIDGLTDSVASLCLTNGLLNEDFRKHLTTNPVWTMQEIQCVAKEYINDEEVSRIAEKEILSKLRPLKDRTGGNKSLYCEYHKGYGHKTQDCFDLKDALEHAIRDGKLAKFSHIIREPRRRNRDHEGEDRPRATRRRQEPEGDDHGLTMVNVVTARNLAPRSKGAQKKDAKVLAVSSSSARNSRRLPSISFGPEDQWFDEILKSPPMVITARVGTDLVKRILVDTGADSNIMFRNVFDALGLRDTNLATHQHGVVGLGDHFIKPDGIISLPTSVGQGQGRRTVMAEFVVLRDSTAYNIILGRKTINNLGATISTKLLVMKFVTDDGSIGSIKGDLETAVACDHASLSLRKKSKEASGVFLADLDAIIDDKAKPEPEGDLEKFKVGNTEEKFTFINRNLPYGLKGPLMEMIRANPTCSLGHRPTCRG; this is encoded by the exons ATGGCGAGAACACGAGGACCCGTGATAATAGGGGCGACCCCATTTCATCGTTCCATACACGAAGTTCGGCTGCCAAAACATTTTGACAAGCACACGGACATGAGATACGACGGAACGCAAGACCCTCTGGAGCACctcacggccttcgaggccaggatgaacctggaggGAGTGGGGGACGAGGTAAGATGCCGCGCTTTCCCGGTCACCCTGGCAGGACCTGCAATACAATGGTTCAATAACCTCCCGCAGGGCTCGATGACCGGCTTCGCAGACATCAGCCATGCCTTCTTAGCCCAATTCACGACCAGAATTGCAAAGGCGAAGCACCCAATCAACCTGCTTGGGGTGACCCAACGACCCGACGAGTCGACCAAGAAATACCTAGATAGAGTCAACGACGAGTGCCTGGAAATCGACGGGCTGACAGACTCAGTGGCAAGCCTGTGTTTGACGAACGGACTCCTGAACGAGGACTTCAGAAAGCACCTCACTACGAATCCAGTatggacaatgcaggagatccaatGTGTGGCTAAGGAGTACATTAATGACGAAGAAGTCAGCCGG atagcCGAGAAAGAAATACTGTCAAAACTCCGACCTCTGAAGGACCGAACAGGAGGAAACAAGAGCCTTTATTGCGAATATCACAAGGGGTACGGacacaagacccaagactgcttcgACCTGAAGGATGCGCTAGAGCATGCAATCAGGGATGGGAAGCTCGCCAAATTCTCCCACATCATTAGAGAGCCAAGGAGACGGAATCGCGACCACGAAGGCGAAGACAGGCCCCGGGCGACAAGGAGACGCCAAGAACCGGAGGGAGACGACCACGGCCTCACGATGGTGAACGTAGTAACTGCCAGGAATTTGGCCCCGAGGTCGAAAGGAGCACAGAAGAAAGACGCCAAGGTCCTGGCCGTCTCCTCCTCATCTGCGAGAAATTCCCGGAGGCTCCCATCCATCTCATTTGGTCCCGAAGACCAGTGGTTTGACGAGATACTGAAAAGTCCCCCTATGGTCATTACGGCCAGAGTCGGAACCGACCTCGTCAAGCGGATCCTCGTGGATACGGGGGcagactcgaacatcatgttccgcaacgtATTTGACGCCCTGGGGCTGCGCGACACCAACCTAGCGACCCACCAGCATGGTGTGGTAGGGCtaggcgaccacttcatcaagccggaCGGGATCATCTCCCTCCCGACCTCAGTGGGACAAGGACAGGGACGGAGGACAGTAATGGCAGAATTTGTGGTCTTGCGAGATTCCACAGCTTACAACATCATTCTGGGGAGAAAAACCATCAACAACCTTGGCGCGACGATCAGCACGAAACTGCTTGTAATGAAGTTTGTTACTGACGACGGATCTATAGGATCCATCAAAGGAGACCTGGAAACGGCAGTCGCCTGCGACCACGCCAGCCTCTCCTTGAGGAAAAAGTCTAAAGAAGCATCAGGGGTTTTTCTAGCCGACCTGGACGCCATAATAGATGACAAAGCCAAACCCGAGCCAGAGGGGGACCTGGAAAAATTTAAGGTCGGGAACACGGAGGAGAAGTTCACGTTCATAAACAGAAATCTCCCCTATGGATTGAAGGGACCTTTGATGGAGATGATCAGAGCCAATCCGACCTGTTCGCTTGGACACCGGCCAACATGCCGGGGATAG